The Meriones unguiculatus strain TT.TT164.6M chromosome 1, Bangor_MerUng_6.1, whole genome shotgun sequence genome has a segment encoding these proteins:
- the LOC110541328 gene encoding olfactory receptor 10A7-like: MPPSWAALPWVNESLAHQMEFVLLGFAHVPSLRPMLSAIFLAIFLLTLLGNTLIVILTNLDPGLRSPMYFFLRQLALVEICFSLDVAPRLLVTLLRPGRGVSLTSCALQLLLVLSCVTSECFLLTVMAWDRFLAICRPLRYGAIMSPRLCRLLATTCWLAGVPVALVFTIWLFNFPFCGPLGIRHFFCDIAPLLSLVCADTRVFETNVFAATVLVIMVPFCLITTSYVMILATILRMPSASGRHKALSTCASHLVVVILFYGTTGVIHLRPKSSYSPESKQVVSLSYTMVTPMLNPLIYSLRNKEVKAAFGRVCCGRQGSRLHE; encoded by the coding sequence ATGCCACCCTCCTGGGCAGCGCTGCCCTGGGTCAATGAGAGCCTCGCACACCAGATGGAGTTCGTGCTGCTGGGTTTTGCACACGTGCCCTCGCTGCGCCCAATGCTCTCAGCAATCTTCCTGGCTATCTTCCTGCTCACATTGCTAGGCAACACACTCATCGTTATCCTCACCAACCTGGATCCAGGCCTGCGCAgtcccatgtacttcttcctgcgCCAGCTGGCACTGGTGGAGATTTGTTTCTCACTAGACGTGGCACCCCGTCTGCTGGTGACCCTGCTGCGGCCTGGACGTGGGGTGTCCCTCACAAGCTGTGCCCTGCAGCTGCTTCTCGTGCTGTCTTGTGTCACATCTGAGTGCTTCCTCCTCACGGTCATGGCCTGGGACCGCTTCCTGGCCATATGCAGGCCACTGCGCTATGGTGCAATCATGAGCCCACGGCTGTGCCGCCTGCTGGCCACCACCTGCTGGCTGGCGGGAGTCCCTGTGGCACTGGTCTTCACCATCTGGCTCTTTAACTTCCCGTTCTGTGGGCCACTTGGTATTAGACACTTCTTCTGTGACATAGCGCCTCTGCTGAGCCTGGTGTGTGCAGACACCAGAGTCTTCGAGACCAATGTGTTTGCGGCCACAGTTCTCGTCATCATGGTTCCCTTCTGTCTCATAACCACATCCTATGTCATGATTCTGGCTACTATCCTTCGGATGCCATCGGCCTCTGGGCGCCACAAGGCTCTGTCCACCTGTGCCTCCCACCTCGTCGTGGTTATTCTGTTTTATGGCACAACGGGAGTCATTCACTTGCGCCCCAAGTCCAGCTACTCTCCTGAGAGCAAGCAAGTGGTGTCCCTGTCATATACCATGGTGACCCCCATGCTCAACCCCCTTATCTACAGCCTGCGGAACAAGGAGGTCAAGGCTGCCTTTGGGCGAGTGTGCTGTGGACGTCAAGGGTCTAGACTCCATGAGTGA